A genomic window from Candidatus Rokuibacteriota bacterium includes:
- a CDS encoding alcohol dehydrogenase catalytic domain-containing protein, which translates to MRAMLLHELAGPVKLGEVPVPEPGPNEVLIKVRATGVGLTVVIMKATPGLVTSYPRILGHELAGEVAETGSAVEGWRVGDRVTCHFYLTCKVCKWCRLGKETRCPNFKGYVGMACDGAYAEYLTLPAVNLCRIPATVSFLDACVAADAICTPYHACRAEAQIGPSDDVVIVGGGGGVGIHGVQMARLCGGRVIGVDLGDAKLQQMKACGADEVIDATAGDWSERVLRLTEGKGVEAVIDFVASRRTLETSMKCLGRMGRLVIIGHRPPAVFKELPDFTVNPLEVHS; encoded by the coding sequence ATGAGAGCGATGCTGCTGCACGAGCTGGCAGGGCCGGTGAAGCTGGGCGAAGTGCCCGTGCCCGAGCCGGGACCCAACGAAGTGCTCATCAAGGTCCGGGCCACCGGCGTGGGTCTCACCGTGGTCATCATGAAGGCCACGCCGGGCCTCGTGACCAGCTACCCTCGGATCCTGGGGCACGAGCTGGCCGGCGAGGTGGCGGAGACCGGGTCGGCGGTGGAGGGCTGGCGGGTGGGAGACCGCGTCACCTGTCACTTCTACCTCACCTGCAAGGTGTGCAAGTGGTGCCGCCTGGGGAAGGAGACCCGCTGCCCCAACTTCAAGGGCTACGTCGGGATGGCGTGCGATGGGGCGTATGCGGAGTACCTGACGCTGCCGGCCGTGAACCTCTGCCGGATCCCGGCCACCGTCTCGTTCCTGGACGCCTGCGTGGCGGCCGATGCCATCTGCACGCCCTACCATGCCTGCCGCGCCGAGGCGCAGATCGGGCCGAGCGATGACGTGGTGATCGTGGGCGGCGGCGGGGGCGTGGGGATCCACGGGGTGCAGATGGCCAGGCTGTGCGGCGGGCGGGTCATCGGCGTGGACCTGGGGGACGCCAAGCTCCAGCAGATGAAGGCCTGCGGCGCCGACGAGGTCATCGACGCCACGGCGGGGGACTGGTCCGAACGGGTGCTGCGCCTGACGGAGGGCAAGGGCGTGGAGGCCGTCATCGACTTCGTGGCCAGCCGGCGGACGCTGGAGACCAGCATGAAGTGCCTGGGGCGGATGGGGCGGCTGGTGATCATCGGCCACCGCCCGCCGGCCGTGTTCAAGGAGTTGCCCGACTTCACCGTGAACCCTCTGGAAGTCCACAGCTAG
- a CDS encoding acyl-CoA dehydrogenase family protein, translating into MVSFALTEQQIALRELAREFVAREVVPVAATLDARPDPADCFSWELVEKLSAAGLRTVALDKTYGGAGADAVTLCMLAEELAAGDLGMAVIMAQTWKIAQTIQRGATPEQLQRFLPVLRDDPRGLLAIAITEPETGSDYIIPYPDAKAGPHLSAVRDGDHWVLNGMKHFISNGNRAALCLIFARTDPARPQTHGLTAFLVPRDAPGFSIGRVHNKMGERLANNAELIFRDCRIPLSNQFMGLNEGFEVLRRFFPASNAYAGATILGVGRAAYEKALEFARTRIQGGRPIIERQAIRMLLTDTKMRLDSTRDYIWHAAWAAEHREHFDATWASMPKVLAAETAVRATQVAIQVCGGYGLMREMGLEKLYRDAAMFFTSDGTQQALTLKAANAIHPIPNPAQ; encoded by the coding sequence GCGCGCGAGGTGGTCCCCGTGGCCGCCACCCTGGACGCGCGGCCCGACCCCGCCGACTGCTTCTCCTGGGAGCTGGTGGAGAAGCTCTCGGCCGCGGGCCTCCGCACCGTGGCCCTGGACAAAACATACGGCGGGGCGGGAGCAGACGCCGTGACCCTCTGCATGCTCGCCGAGGAGCTGGCCGCGGGGGACCTGGGGATGGCCGTGATCATGGCCCAGACCTGGAAGATCGCGCAGACCATCCAGCGGGGCGCCACCCCCGAGCAGCTCCAGCGCTTCCTGCCCGTCCTCCGGGACGACCCCCGAGGGCTCCTGGCCATCGCCATCACCGAGCCCGAGACGGGCTCGGACTACATCATCCCGTACCCGGACGCGAAGGCCGGCCCGCACCTGAGCGCGGTGCGCGACGGCGACCACTGGGTGCTCAACGGCATGAAGCACTTCATCAGCAACGGCAACCGCGCCGCCCTCTGCCTGATCTTCGCCCGCACCGACCCCGCGCGCCCCCAGACCCACGGCCTCACCGCCTTCCTGGTCCCCCGGGACGCGCCCGGGTTCAGCATCGGGCGGGTCCACAACAAGATGGGGGAGCGCCTGGCCAACAACGCCGAGCTGATCTTCCGGGACTGCCGCATCCCGCTGAGCAACCAGTTCATGGGGCTCAACGAGGGCTTCGAGGTCCTCCGGCGGTTTTTTCCCGCCAGCAACGCCTACGCGGGCGCCACGATCCTCGGGGTCGGCCGCGCTGCCTACGAGAAGGCGCTCGAGTTCGCCCGGACGCGGATCCAGGGAGGACGGCCTATCATCGAGCGCCAAGCCATCCGCATGCTCCTGACTGACACGAAGATGCGCCTGGACTCGACGCGGGACTATATCTGGCACGCCGCCTGGGCGGCGGAGCATCGGGAGCACTTCGACGCCACGTGGGCCTCCATGCCCAAGGTGCTGGCGGCCGAGACCGCCGTGCGCGCCACCCAGGTGGCGATCCAGGTGTGCGGGGGCTACGGGTTGATGCGGGAGATGGGATTGGAGAAGCTCTACCGGGACGCCGCCATGTTCTTCACCTCCGACGGAACCCAGCAGGCCCTGACGCTGAAGGCCGCCAACGCCATCCACCCGATCCCGAACCCCGCGCAATGA